A part of Rattus norvegicus strain BN/NHsdMcwi chromosome 4, GRCr8, whole genome shotgun sequence genomic DNA contains:
- the LOC102554637 gene encoding anionic trypsin-2 has translation MRALLVLVLVGAAVAFPVDDDDKIVGGYTCQEHSVPYQVSLNSGYHYCGGSLINDQWVVSAAHCYKSRIQVRLGEHNINVLEGDEQFVNAAKIIKHPNFDRKTLNNDIMLIKLSSPVKLNARVATVALPSSCAPAGTQCLISGWGNTLSFGVNDPDLLQCLDAPLLPQADCEASYPGKITNNMVCAGFLEGGKDSCQGDSGGPVVCNGELQGIVSWGYGCALPDNPGVYTKVCNYVDWIQDTIAVN, from the exons ATGAGAGCACTCTTGGTTCTGGTCCTTGTGGGAGCTGCTG TTGCTTTCCCTGTGGATGATGATGACAAGATCGTTGGAGGATACACCTGCCAGGAGCATTCTGTCCCCTACCAGGTTTCGCTGAACTCTGGCTATCACTACTGTGGAGGTTCCCTCATCAATGACCAGTGGGTAGTGTCTGCAGCTCACTGCTACAAATC CCGCATCCAAGTGAGACTGGGAGAGCACAACATCAACGTCCTTGAGGGCGATGAGCAGTTTGTCAATGCTGCCAAGATCATCAAGCATCCCAACTTCGATAGGAAGACCCTGAACAATGACATCATGCTGATCAAGCTCTCTTCCCCTGTGAAACTCAATGCTCGAGTGGCCACTGTGGCTCTGCCCAGCTCCTGTGcacctgcaggcactcagtgcctCATCTCTGGCTGGGGCAACACCCTCAGCTTCGGTG TCAATGATCCTGATCTGCTCCAGTGCCTGGATGCCCCACTGCTGCCCCAAGCTGACTGTGAGGCCTCCTACCCTGGAAAAATCACCAATAACATGGTCTGTGCTGGCTTCCTAGAGGGAGGCAAGGATTCCTGCCAG GGTGACTCTGGTGGCCCTGTGGTCTGTAATGGAGAGCTCCAGGGTATTGTCTCCTGGGGTTATGGCTGTGCCCTGCCAGATAACCCTGGTGTGTACACCAAGGTCTGCAACTATGTGGACTGGATTCAGGACACAATTGCTGTCAACTAG